Below is a window of Aeromonas veronii DNA.
CTGGGATTGAGTCAGTCGGCGTTGTCACAACATCTGGCGTTGCTGCGGCGGGATGAGTTGGTGACGACGCGCAAAGAGGCCCAGACGGTCTACTATTCGCTGCGCAGCCATGAGGTGCGTGAAATGATAAGTTTGCTGCATCGACTTTATTGCAGCACAGATAAATAAAAAACCGGCACTAAGGCCGGTTTTTTCAGCTTTGATCAGCAGACGCTGATTAAGCCATAGCTTTGATCTGGGCAGACAGGCGGCTCTTGTGACGAGCAGCTTTGTTCTTGTGGATCAGGCCTTTGGTCGCCATACGATCCATGATCGGCTGAGCAACAGCGAAAGCGGCAGTCGCGGCAGCTTTGTCGCCAGAGGCGATAGCAGCGATGACTTTCTTCAGGTAGGTACGGGTCATGGAACGACGGCTGGCGTTGTGCTGACGGCGTTTTTCTGACTGAAGAGCGCGCTTCTTAGCAGATTTGATGTTAGCCAAGGTAAAACTCCTAAAACTGTCTTAGCGAGTGTATTGAAAAGGCCCGGAAATATGCCCTTTCAACCACATATTGTCAAATGATTTGTGCAAATAAACACCGCCTCCAGGTGGTGTGTCAGTAGGGAGGCGGTTAAACTGTCGGCCGATTCTAGCAGCATTCTTTTCATTCTGACAGTTCCAGAGGCCTCGTCTTGAGTAAGAAATTGATCAAATCCGGCATGATAGTGTCCGGAATGACGCTGGTGTCCCGCGTGATGGGCTTGGTTCGCGATGTGGTTATCGCCAATCTGCTCGGTGCCGGGGTGGCCGCAGACGTCTTCTTTTTTGCCAATCGTATTCCGAACTTTCTGCGTCGTCTGTTTGCCGAAGGTGCCTTCAACCAGGCCTTTGTTCCCGTAATGACGGAGTACAAGAAAAATGGCGATGAGGGGGAAGTGCGTGAATTGCTGGCCGCGGTGGCGGGTACGCTGGGGGGCATAGTGACGGTGGTCACCCTGCTCGGGGTGCTCGGTTCGGGTGTGCTGACCGCGCTGTTTGGCTGGGGCTGGTTCTGGGACTGGCTGCACGGCGGCCCTGCGGCCGAGAAGTTCGAGCTCGCCAGTCTGATGCTCAAAATCACCTTCCCCTACCTCTGGTTCATCACCTTTACCGCCATGGCGGGGGCCATCCTCAACACCTTCGGCCGCTTTGCCGTCTCGTCGTTCACGCCGGTGTTTCTCAACATCACCATGATTGCGGCGGCCTGGTGGATTGCGCCGCTGATGGACAAACCGGAACTCTCGCTGGCGATTGGTGTGTTTTTAGGCGGTTTGGTGCAGTTTTTGTTCCAGTACCCCTTTTTGCGCCAAATCAACATGCTGGTGTGGCCCAAGTGGGGATGGCATCACCCGGGAGTAGTGAAGATCCGCACCCTGATGATCCCGGCCCTGTTCGGGGTCTCGGTCAGCCAGATCAACCTGCTGGTCAACACCATGCTCGCCTCCTTCCTGGCGACTGGTGCCATCAGTTACCTCTACTACTCGGATCGCCTGCTGGAGTTCCCCCTCGGGCTGTTTGCGGTAGCCATCAGTACCGTGATCCTGCCGGCGCTGGCGAAAAAACATGTGGATGCAGACCCGGCCGACTTCTCCCGCACCATGGACTGGGGGGTGCGGATGGTGATGTTGCTCGGCCTGCCGGCCATGATAGGTATTGCGGTGATGCGCGAACCCATTTTGCGGGTGTTGTTCATGCGTGGCGAGTTCGGGTTGCACGAGGTGAGCATGTCCAGCGCCAGCTTGCTGGCGTCCACCACAGGTCTGCTCTCCCTGATGCTGATCAAGGTGTTGGCGCCCGGTTACTACGCGCGGCAGGACACCAGGACGCCGGTGCGGATCGGGGTGATGTCGATGATTGCCAACATGGCCTGCAACCTCATCTTCATCTATCCGCTTGGTTACGTGGGGCTGGCGCTCTCGACCGCTTGCTCGGGCACCCTGAATGCGGCCTTGCTGTTCAAGGGGTTATACCAGCAGAGCGTCTATCGTCCCTCCCGTCATACCGGGGTGTTCTGCCTCAAGCTGCTGGTCGCCAGCGTGCTGATGGGGGGCGTGCTCGCCTACCTGTCACCGGATCTGGCCCAGTGGGGCGCATGGAGCATGGGCAAGGCCAGTTTGCAGCTGACCATGTTGCTGTCGCTGGGCGCCGGGGTCTATGCCGTGGTGTTGCTGCTGCTGGGCATTCGACCACGTCATCTTAAATCGGGGCAGCAGTAGCCGTGATCCTGCGACGTCATGAGGATAGTGCCTCATGGCGCCGCGGGGGACAGGATTGGGCCCGGATAGTTGAAATCAGGCTATGAGGGCTGACCCTGCCTGCTGCCTGATATATAATCCGCCGATTTCCATGGCAGCAACGCACAAGGCACTGATGGAGCTTATTCGCGGCATTCACAATCTCAAGCCCCGTCACCGGGGATGTGTATTAACCATTGGCAACTTTGATGGGGTTCATCAGGGTCACCATGCGGTATTGACACGTCTCAAGGATAAAGCGGCCCAACTGGGATTGCCTGCCTGCGTCATGTTGTTCGAACCGCAGCCGCTGGAGCTGTTTGCCGGCACGGCGGCGCCCGCCCGGTTGAGCCGGTTGCGGGAGAAGTACGAAGCGCTCAAGGGACTGCATATCGATCGCATGCTCTGCGTGCGCTTCAGCCAGCGCTTTGCCGAGCAAGCGGCCTCGACCTTCATCGAGCAGTTGCTGGTGGAGAAGCTCGGGGTGCGCTATCTGGTGGTTGGTGACGATTTCCGCTTCGGCAAGGGGCGGCAAGGGGACTTCCACCTGCTGGAGGAGGCGGGCCATCGCTTCGGGTTCGAGGTGATCAGTACCCAGAGCTTCCAGCTCGAACGGCAGCGGGTCAGCAGCACCCTGGTGCGTGAGGCCCTCAAGGCGGGGCGGATGGCGGAGGTGGAGCTGATGCTTGGCCGCCCCTACACCATCAGTGGCCGGGTGGCCCACGGCGACAAGCTGGGTCGCACCATAGGTTTTCCCACCGCCAATTTGTCTCTCAAGCGCCAGGTGATCCCGGTCGGTGGCGTGTTTGCGGTGGAAGTGATATGTTCCGGCAAGACCTTCCTCGGTGTAGCCAATGTGGGTGTACGGCCGACCTTGAGTGGTACACAAGCCAGATTGGAAGTGCATCTATTTGATTTTTATGGCGACCTTTACGGTCAGCAGGTCAAGGTGCTGCTTCGTCACAAGCTGCGCGAAGAGCAGAAATTTGCCTCTTTCACTGCCTTGAAAGAGCAGATCGAACGAGATGCCCTGGCGGCCCGAGCCTGGTTCGGGCTGCCACTATTCAATTTACCCAGCACTCTTTTAGAAACGAAGGGAACCCAGGACTGATGAGCGACTATAAACACACCCTGAATCTTCCGGAAACCGAGTTTCCGATGCGTGGCGATCTGGCCAAGCGCGAACCCAACATGCTGAAACGTTGGTACGATCAGGATCTCTATGGCGCGATTCGCCGCGCCAAAGCGGGCAAGCCTTCTTTCATTCTGCACGATGGCCCCCCCTATGCTAACGGCAACATTCACATTGGTCACTCGGTCAACAAGATCCTCAAAGACATCATCATCAAGTCCAAGGGACTCTCCGGTTTCGATTCCCCCTATGTGCCGGGCTGGGATTGCCACGGTCTGCCTATCGAGCTGAAAGTGGAAGGCATGGTCGGCAAGCCGGGCGAGAAGGTTTCCGCCGCCGAATTCCGCGCCGAGTGCCGCAAATACGCCAAGACCCAGATCGAAGCGCAGAAGACCGACTTCATCCGGCTGGGCGTGCTGGGTGACTGGGAACACCCCTATCTGACCATGGATTTCGGCACCGAAGCCAACATCATCCGCTCCATGGCCAAGATCGTTGAAAACGGTCACCTGCACAAAGGCTCCAAGCCGGTGCACTGGTGTACCGACTGTGGCTCCGCGCTGGCCGAAGCCGAAGTGGAGTACTACGACAAGAACTCCCCCTCCATCGACGTGCGCTTCAAGGCCATTGATGAGGCGACCGTCGCTGCCAAGTTTGACTGCCCTGAAGGCCACCCCGGCAAGGGCCCGATCTCTGCGGTGATCTGGACCACCACTCCGTGGACCCTGCCCGCCAACCGCGCCATCGCCATGCACGCCGATCTGGACTATGCGCTGGTGCAGGTCGAAGGCGAGCATCCAGAGCGTCTGATCCTGGCCGCCGAGCTGGTCAAGGACGTGATGGACCGCGCCGGTATCGAGCAGTTCCACAATCTGGGCTACGCCAAGGGCGCCGCACTCGAGCTGCTGCGGTTCAACCACCCTTTCTACAGCTTCGATGTGCCGGTGGTGCTGGGTGACCACGTCACCCTGGATGCCGGTACCGGTGCCGTACACACCGCTCCTGGTCATGGTCAGGAAGACTTTGTGGTCGGTCAGAAGTACGGTCTGGAAGTGGCCAACCCGGTTGGCAGCAACGGCGTGTACCTGCCGGATACCGAACTGTTTGCCGGCCAGCACGTATTCAAGGCCAACGCCTCCGTGGTCGAAGTGCTGACCGAGCGCGCTGCCCTGCTGCATCACAAGGTGTTCAACCACTCCTACCCGCACTGCTGGCGTCACAAAACCCCGATCATCTTCCGTGCCACCCCGCAGTGGTTCATCAGCATGGAGCAGAAGGGTCTGCGCAAGCGTGCACTGGAAGAGATCGAGCGCATCGAGCAAGACGGCATCAAACAGCATGGCCAGAGCGGCTGGGTACCGGCTTGGGGTAAAAACCGCATTCAGGCGATGGTCGAGAACCGTCCTGACTGGTGTATCTCTCGTCAGCGTACCTGGGGCGTGCCCATCTCCCTGTTCGTCCATAAAGAGACCCAGGAGCTGCACCCGGAATCAGTGCGCCTGATGCACGAAGTTGCCAAACGGGTCGAGCAGTCCGGCATCCAGGCCTGGTGGGATCTGGACAAAGCCGAGCTGCTGGGTGCTGATGCCGACATGTACGACAAAGTGCCTGACACCCTGGATGTCTGGTTCGACTCGGGTTCAACCCACTCCTCCGTGGTCGATGCCCGTCCCGAGTTCAACGGCAATCCGGCCGATATGTATCTGGAAGGCTCTGACCAGCACCGCGGCTGGTTCATGTCCTCCCTGATGATCGGCGTGGCGATGAAAGGCAAGGCTCCTTACAACCAGGTACTGACTCACGGCTTCACCGTGGATGGTCAGGGTCGCAAGATGTCCAAGTCCATCGGCAACGTGGTCAGCCCGCAGGACGTGATGAACAAACTGGGCGCCGACATCCTGCGTCTGTGGGTCGCGAGCACTGATTACACCGGCGAGATGACTGTCTCCGACGAGATCCTCAAGCGCTCTGCCGACGCCTATCGTCGCATCCGCAACACCGCCCGCTTCCTGCTGGCCAACCTGAACGGCTTCAATCCGGCGACCGACATGGTGGCGCCTGCCGACATGGTGGTGGTGGATCGCTGGGCTGTCGGTCGTGCCAAAGCGGTACAGGCCGAGATCATGGCGGCGTTCGACGAGTACAACTTCCACGGTGTGACCCAGAAGCTGATGCAGTTCTGCTCCATCGAGATGGGTTCCTTCTACTTGGACGTCATCAAGGATCGTCAGTACACCGCCAAGGCTGACAGCCTGGCCCGTCGCTCCTGCCAGACCGCTCTCTATCACATCGCCGAGGCCATGGTGCGCTGGATGGCGCCGATCATGAGCTTCACTGCCGATGAGATCTGGGCACTGCTGCCGGGTGAGCGCGGCGAGTTCGTCTTCACCGAAGAGTGGTACGACGGCCTGTTCGGGCTGGAAGCCGGTGAAACCCTCAACGACGATTTCTGGGCCGAGATCCTTACCGTGCGCGGTGAAGTGAACAAGGCGCTGGAAGTGGCCCGTGGCGAGAAGCGTATCGGCGGTTCCTTGCAGGCCGAACTGACCCTGTTCGCCAAGCCGGAGCTGGCTGCGCGCCTGAACGCGCTGGCCGATGAGCTGCGCTTCGTGCTGCTCACCTCCAAGGCCAAGGTGGTTGTGGCTGACACTGCACCGGAAGGCTCTGTGGCGACCGAGCGCGATGACCTGTGGCTGAGTGTGGCCCAGTCTGCTGCCGCCAAGTGCGACCGCTGCTGGCACCATGTGGAAGACGTGGGCACCATCGCGGGTCATGAAGAGATCTGTGGTCGCTGTGTGACTAACGTTGAGGGTGACGGCGAAACGCGTCAATTTGCCTGATGAACATGACTCAACATAAAAGTGGCCTGCGTTGGCTGTGGCTGGCAGTGTTGGCCTTTGTACTGGACCAGGCGAGCAAGCTCGCCGTGGTCAAGTTGCTGCCATTTGGTTACCCGGGGGTGGAGATCACCCCCTTCTTCAATCTGGTTCACGTCTACAACAAGGGCGCCGCATTCAGCTTCCTGGCTGATCAGGGGGGCTGGCAGCGCTGGTTCTTCGCGGTGCTGGCTTTTGCCATCTGTGGATTGTTGATCAACTGGCTGCGCAAGCAGTCGGTGACCCAGCGTTGGAGCGGTATCGCCTATTCGCTGATCATCGGTGGCGCCCTTGGCAATGTCTTTGATCGACTGGTGCTGGGCCATGTGGTCGATTTCCTCGACTTCTACTGGCAGCGTGCCCACTGGCCGGCATTCAATCTGGCCGACAGCTTTATCTTTATCGGGGCCGCCATGATTGTGCTGGACGGTTTCCGTGGTGAGAAAAAGGAGCAGGCATGAGC
It encodes the following:
- a CDS encoding metalloregulator ArsR/SmtB family transcription factor, coding for MQLEEMEANASQAVALLKVLANERRLFILCQLLERELSVGELNERLGLSQSALSQHLALLRRDELVTTRKEAQTVYYSLRSHEVREMISLLHRLYCSTDK
- the rpsT gene encoding 30S ribosomal protein S20; protein product: MANIKSAKKRALQSEKRRQHNASRRSMTRTYLKKVIAAIASGDKAAATAAFAVAQPIMDRMATKGLIHKNKAARHKSRLSAQIKAMA
- the murJ gene encoding murein biosynthesis integral membrane protein MurJ, translating into MSKKLIKSGMIVSGMTLVSRVMGLVRDVVIANLLGAGVAADVFFFANRIPNFLRRLFAEGAFNQAFVPVMTEYKKNGDEGEVRELLAAVAGTLGGIVTVVTLLGVLGSGVLTALFGWGWFWDWLHGGPAAEKFELASLMLKITFPYLWFITFTAMAGAILNTFGRFAVSSFTPVFLNITMIAAAWWIAPLMDKPELSLAIGVFLGGLVQFLFQYPFLRQINMLVWPKWGWHHPGVVKIRTLMIPALFGVSVSQINLLVNTMLASFLATGAISYLYYSDRLLEFPLGLFAVAISTVILPALAKKHVDADPADFSRTMDWGVRMVMLLGLPAMIGIAVMREPILRVLFMRGEFGLHEVSMSSASLLASTTGLLSLMLIKVLAPGYYARQDTRTPVRIGVMSMIANMACNLIFIYPLGYVGLALSTACSGTLNAALLFKGLYQQSVYRPSRHTGVFCLKLLVASVLMGGVLAYLSPDLAQWGAWSMGKASLQLTMLLSLGAGVYAVVLLLLGIRPRHLKSGQQ
- the ribF gene encoding bifunctional riboflavin kinase/FAD synthetase, with the protein product MELIRGIHNLKPRHRGCVLTIGNFDGVHQGHHAVLTRLKDKAAQLGLPACVMLFEPQPLELFAGTAAPARLSRLREKYEALKGLHIDRMLCVRFSQRFAEQAASTFIEQLLVEKLGVRYLVVGDDFRFGKGRQGDFHLLEEAGHRFGFEVISTQSFQLERQRVSSTLVREALKAGRMAEVELMLGRPYTISGRVAHGDKLGRTIGFPTANLSLKRQVIPVGGVFAVEVICSGKTFLGVANVGVRPTLSGTQARLEVHLFDFYGDLYGQQVKVLLRHKLREEQKFASFTALKEQIERDALAARAWFGLPLFNLPSTLLETKGTQD
- the ileS gene encoding isoleucine--tRNA ligase produces the protein MSDYKHTLNLPETEFPMRGDLAKREPNMLKRWYDQDLYGAIRRAKAGKPSFILHDGPPYANGNIHIGHSVNKILKDIIIKSKGLSGFDSPYVPGWDCHGLPIELKVEGMVGKPGEKVSAAEFRAECRKYAKTQIEAQKTDFIRLGVLGDWEHPYLTMDFGTEANIIRSMAKIVENGHLHKGSKPVHWCTDCGSALAEAEVEYYDKNSPSIDVRFKAIDEATVAAKFDCPEGHPGKGPISAVIWTTTPWTLPANRAIAMHADLDYALVQVEGEHPERLILAAELVKDVMDRAGIEQFHNLGYAKGAALELLRFNHPFYSFDVPVVLGDHVTLDAGTGAVHTAPGHGQEDFVVGQKYGLEVANPVGSNGVYLPDTELFAGQHVFKANASVVEVLTERAALLHHKVFNHSYPHCWRHKTPIIFRATPQWFISMEQKGLRKRALEEIERIEQDGIKQHGQSGWVPAWGKNRIQAMVENRPDWCISRQRTWGVPISLFVHKETQELHPESVRLMHEVAKRVEQSGIQAWWDLDKAELLGADADMYDKVPDTLDVWFDSGSTHSSVVDARPEFNGNPADMYLEGSDQHRGWFMSSLMIGVAMKGKAPYNQVLTHGFTVDGQGRKMSKSIGNVVSPQDVMNKLGADILRLWVASTDYTGEMTVSDEILKRSADAYRRIRNTARFLLANLNGFNPATDMVAPADMVVVDRWAVGRAKAVQAEIMAAFDEYNFHGVTQKLMQFCSIEMGSFYLDVIKDRQYTAKADSLARRSCQTALYHIAEAMVRWMAPIMSFTADEIWALLPGERGEFVFTEEWYDGLFGLEAGETLNDDFWAEILTVRGEVNKALEVARGEKRIGGSLQAELTLFAKPELAARLNALADELRFVLLTSKAKVVVADTAPEGSVATERDDLWLSVAQSAAAKCDRCWHHVEDVGTIAGHEEICGRCVTNVEGDGETRQFA
- the lspA gene encoding signal peptidase II, producing MNMTQHKSGLRWLWLAVLAFVLDQASKLAVVKLLPFGYPGVEITPFFNLVHVYNKGAAFSFLADQGGWQRWFFAVLAFAICGLLINWLRKQSVTQRWSGIAYSLIIGGALGNVFDRLVLGHVVDFLDFYWQRAHWPAFNLADSFIFIGAAMIVLDGFRGEKKEQA